Part of the Nicotiana sylvestris chromosome 2, ASM39365v2, whole genome shotgun sequence genome, ATGATGTTCATTTCATGGTAATGATTGGCCGAGATCAGGAATACAAGCCGGTCAACCAAACAGAAATAACAGTGGGAGCAATTCAAGAAGGAACAAGTCTAAAAGTAAGACCAAGCCGAGATGTGCCGTTGATTGTAAAAGGCGCCCCGAACTCAAAAAAGGTAACTTTATTTGTGCCCAAGGTCTCGAGGTTAGAGGTTTGCTCCAATGTTCCAAGCCCAAGGTTATATGTCCTTGGAGGCCACCCCGTCACAAGGCAGTATCGTGGCGGTACGAATGGCATAGCAGAGCCGATCATAATCAAACCTGCCGTACAACCCCATGTGATAAACACAAAAACTGTtccttggaactacaacaaaactgtgatgacctacaaaggcaaggaaatcatagaggaagtgggggaaactggaggtttgactcgatcggggaggtgTTATTCTCCAGAAGAGTTGATAAAGGCCAAGCAAATCAGAGGAGGTCAATTGCCAATAAAGAAGCCAGTCACTGAAGCAtaggcagaagagtttttgaagaaaatgaaagctcaTGATTACTCAATCATTGACCAGCTAAGAAAGACTCCTGCCCAAATCTCTCTACTATCTATGCTCATACATTCCAAAGAGCATGCCTGTTTACTAATCAAGGTCCTGAACGAGGCACATATCTTAGAGGAGACCACAATGACAGTTAGAGAAGATGGCCAATagattttttgaggtaaacagaatcTCATTTACCGATGATGAACTTCCCGAGGAAGGAGCCGGGCACAATAGGGCTTTgaacttgatggtcaaatgtGAGGGGCATTATGTAAAGAGAGTCATGGTTGATGGAGGCTCAAGTGTAGATGTATTCCCTATCTCTACTTTGCAAAGCATGAAGATCAATATGGACAGAATCCGACCCAGCAATGTTCGCATCCGGGCTTTTGATGGCTCagcgagagataccatggggAAAATCAACCTCACCATGACGATTGGGCCGATGAACTTTGAGATTGTTTTCCAAGTAGTGGACATGGTCACTTCTAATAACTTtcttcttggaaggccatggatctaTACAGCCCGAgctgtgccatccaccttgcaccaGATGCTCAAATTCGAACATGATGGGCAAGAAATTATTGTTCACGGAGAAGACGAGTCTTCCGTTTATAAAGACCCATTAATCCCCTGTATTGAGGCCAAGGAAGGGTATGAGTCTATTGTCTATCAGGCTTTTGAAGTGGTTGCTGTGGACCATGTCGAGGAAGGAaagcccattctgcatcatcgTCTTTCTGCCATATCTGTAATGGTGGCTACGGTTATGATGAGACAAGGTTATgagccaggaaaaggtttgggggcatcattgcaaggaattTCAGAGCCTATTTCTCAGTTAGGCAACCGGTTTTGGCTTAGGCTTCGGGCTAACACAAGCAGACAAAAACAAATCCAAACACCGCAAAAAGAGTGGATGGGTCTTGCAATAGCCTATCTCTCatattttctacacttttgtcaAGCCACGACTCCGAGAGGGTCAAAATTCCTCGGCGCATGCAAACATTGATGAAATTTGCCATGGCCTCAGCGAGATATTTTCTGAAGTGAATATGATCCAGGCTGGTGAAGGCACTAGTCGTGCCGATGTGCAACTAATTGACCCAGACACCATGCTCACTAACTGGGAAGCAACTCCTCTCCCCATAAGGAAAGAGTCTTGGTAGTCTGCTTTTGCagcttcttttttgtattttgggttactttcagggttgtaatccaaatatcTCAGGatgattgttttgttttgatgttaacccttctatcctttcgaatTCAATAAAATGCAGTTCAGTTTCCTATTAAGTTTcctatcttttccttttcctaattCGTGTCATTTTATTTTCATTGCAGTTTTGTTAATGCCggctttaataacatgacatgcatgcggaattcaTGCCTAGATCTTGAAAAGCTGTCTAATATCGAAATAACGCATCAAGAGGTTGAATATGAGGAAGATGAGAttgttgaggaaataaaaagagagttggaacaatttgaaaacaagcctaagcCAAACTTCAATGAAACTAAGACGATTAATATCGGAAGTCCTGGAGAAGTTACAAAAacgaagataagcattcacactgaaCAAAAAACCAGAGATATCTTgattcaacttttatttgaatacaGAGATGTGTTTGTTTGGTCTTACGATGATATGTCGGGTTTAAGTGCTGATCTGGTGGTTCAtaagcttcctacatatcctggttttctaccagtccaacaaaagcaacgaaaatttaaaacagacatgagcgacaaaatcaaagaagaaataatGAAGCAACTAAGCGCCAATGTGGTCAGAGCTGTCCGATACACCACTTGGGTGGCAAATGTTGTGCCTGtgctaaagaaggatggaaaaaccaGAGTTTATGTCGACTATAGGGACCtgaataaagcaattccaaaggataattttcctttgccaaacatccacattcttgtagataattgcgcaaagcatgagatccaatcatttgtggattgctataccgggtaccaccaaattctaatggatgaggatGATGCAGAAAAATCGTTTTCACCACGCCATGGGGTACTTATTGTTATAGGATCATGCCATTCGatttaaagaatgcaggggcaacttacatgagggccatgaccaccatttttcacgacatgatgcacaaagagattgaagtatatgtcgacGATatcatcataaaatcaaagacacaagCCGATCACGTGTGTGATTTGAAAAAGTTCTTCGAACGGCTTCGTAGGTATGACCTTAAGCTTAATccagccaagtgtgcatttggggtcccATCTAGGAAACTCCTCGGTTTTATAGTAAGCCAGAGAGGCATCAAATTGGATCCATctaagataaagtccattcgagatCTGCCACCCCCGAAGAACAAAAAGAGGTCATGAGTTTGctcgggaggttgaactacatcagtaggttcattgctcagctcacaaccacgtgcgagcccatctttaagttgctgaaaaaggatgccgcTGTCAGATGGATAGACGATTGCCAAAAGGCTTTTGACAGGATCAAAGATTATCTGTCAAAACCCCCTGtactggtcccacctgaacctggtaggcctttgtttttatatctatcagtgatggataattcctttggatgcgttctggggcaacatgatgcaaCAGGAAGAAAGGAACAAGCAATATATTATTTGATCAAGAAGTTCACcgattatgaggttaagtacacccttttagaaaggacatgttgtgccttgacttgggtcgctcaaaatttgagacattatcttttgtcctacactacttacatcatatccagaatggatcccttgaagtacatcttccaaaaaccaatgcccactggcaggctcgcaaaatggcaaatcctgctcacagagtttgacatcgtctatgtcactcgcaccgcgatgaaagcacaggctttggcagatcatttggcagagaatccagttgatAATGAGTATATGCCACTTAGCACATATTTCCTAGACGAAGAGGTAACTCGATAGAGGAAGTGGTTCCAGACGATCACCCTGtatggaaaatgtattttgatgggGCTGTCAATATCAAAGGAGTTGGGATCGGGGCAATCCTCATCTCACCTATTGGACACCATTACCCTGTGACGACCCGACTTTGGTTCTTTTGTACTaataatatggcagaatatgaagcttgtatcatGGGTTTGAAAATAGCCATCGATCTAGATGTGCGTGAACTATTAgatatgggagattctgacttgcttatcaggcaagcccaaggcgaatgggagactcgagacatCAAACTTATTCCGTACAGACAATGTGTACGAGACTTGAGCAAAAGATTCAAATCtatcgagttcaggtacattccccgGTTTCACAACGAGCTaaccgatgcattggctactctagCCTCGATGCTCCCTTATCCAGGCAACACTCATATTAATCCACTAGAAATCCAAGTTCGGAATCAACACGGTTACTGTAATACAATCAAGATAGAAccagatggtgaaccatggtatcatgacataaaaTGACTcctgaaaacaagagaatatccagagcatgccaaaggagatcaaaaaagaactaTAAGGCGACTCGCCAGTAGTTTCTTCCTGAATGGGGAAAttctgtacaagaggaccccaatttaaacttgttgagatgcatagatgctacagAAGCTGAGCGGATCATGAGTGAAGTGCATTCATGGgtatgcggacctcacatgaatggatatattttggcgaagaagattctacgggcagggtattactggcttaccatggagcgagattgcttcaGATTTGTTCGCAAATGTCACCAGTGCCAAATTCACGGTGACCTGATTCACTCGCCTCTTTCGaagttgcatcccatgtcctctccttggcctttcattgcttggggaatggatttattgggccgatcgagccaaaggcttcaaatgggcatagattcattttggttgcaattgattacttcaccaagtgggtggaagccgtcactttcaaagcagtcaccaagaaagcagtCGTAGACTTTGTTCACTCCAACATCATTTGtcgctttggtatcccaaagaccattatcactgacaatgcagccaatctaaatagtcatttgatgaagggggtatgcgaacaatttaaaatcatgcatcgccattctaccccttaccggccaaaaaccaatggagcagttgaagcggcaaacaagaacatcaagaagattcttaggaagatgatccaaggttccaggcaatggcatgaaaagtttccTTTTGCTCTTTTGGGATACCGTA contains:
- the LOC138885433 gene encoding uncharacterized protein, with amino-acid sequence MANRFFEVNRISFTDDELPEEGAGHNRALNLMVKCEGHYVKRVMVDGGSSVDVFPISTLQSMKINMDRIRPSNVRIRAFDGSARDTMGKINLTMTIGPMNFEIVFQVVDMVTSNNFLLGRPWIYTARAVPSTLHQMLKFEHDGQEIIVHGEDESSVYKDPLIPCIEAKEGYESIVYQAFEVVAVDHVEEGKPILHHRLSAISVMVATVMMRQGYEPGKGLGASLQGISEPISQLGNRFVNAGFNNMTCMRNSCLDLEKLSNIEITHQEVEYEEDEIVEEIKRELEQFENKPKPNFNETKTINIGSPGEVTKTKISIHTEQKTRDILIQLLFEYRDVFVWSYDDMSGLSADLVVHKLPTYPGFLPVQQKQRKFKTDMSDKIKEEIMKQLSANVVRAVRYTTWVANVVPVLKKDGKTRVYVDYRDLNKAIPKDNFPLPNIHILVDNCAKHEIQSFVDCYTGYHQILMDEDDAEKSFSPRHGVLIVIGSCHSI